The Lycium barbarum isolate Lr01 chromosome 4, ASM1917538v2, whole genome shotgun sequence nucleotide sequence AAATGTATTGTTAAAGGTCACCTAATGAAGATAATTGATGATGACAGTCTTCGAGTGTCTTATCCTTGGGGTTCTCTTAGTTTTGATTGGTTGGTACAGTCGATTCGTGGTTGTGTGAAGACTTTCAAGAGCATGCCATCTACACGTTATATGATTAGTGGTTTCCCTTACGCTTTAAATGTGTGGCTGTTGGAGGTTTTCCCTATCTTTCGAGGGTTTTCAAGTTTTCATGGTCTGAAGTCTCCTCGTATGTTGTCTTGGGGTCCTTCAAAGCAAGTTGATTATAAAGTTATTACTGATAATTTCTTCCATGCTGAAAAAGTATGTGTTTCCCTTTTGTTGATGCTTCTTTTTATTGGTTCTTTTTCCCTcttgttattttttgtgtttttgtctaattgatgtgtttatattgtgttatagagattcaagaaatttattgtccatgctgttgttgttggtacgGAACAAGAGATGCTGGATTATCCAGTTGCACTTAAATTTCCTGATGATTCAGGCCCTTGTTCTTCCCGTGCGGTTTCGCCATCTCAAGTTACTTCTCAGATAGTTGATGTAAGTTGTACTTTGCCTTTTGTGTTTTTGGTTGTTTAACTAAATTCTGAGTTAGAGGCCTTGTGGTAGAGTATTTTAGTAGGAGACATTTTTGTAgtcttttctgttttggttatggaaattaaagtttatgccccttgaggcatactttttggttttgcaaacgtAGAATCTtccccttccggcatacatttctcctttcatatttcagTTCTGCCCCTACCGGCATACAGTTCTCATTTTGAGAATAATTTTAGTAGGTAACACATTTTGCAGTCTTCTCTGTTTTggttttggaaatgaaagtttatgccccttgaggcatactttttggttttgcaaacttaaaatctgccccttccggcatacatttctcctttcatatttgaattctgcccctaccggcaaactgttttcattttcagacttcagttctgccgggtccggcatacttgttcaacaTTAATTTAATGACACCAAAAGTAATGTGTTGTTTTATTGATCTGTTATACAAGGTGTTTTGTCTAGTGTGAAGAAGCAACTTGATGATGAACGATCTACAattatcaatcaagtaaaggtatggctttttatttttttatttttgagtttgttaatatgatatgtatactttGCATACTGcatttgttgtttttgtttattctgattttcttttcttctttgtttaattttttttttagttgtttTGTAGTCTTTGGATAGCCGTTTTGAAGAATTGGATTAAAATTTTGTTGGTGGGATTAATGCTGTGGATAGATTAGTTCGTGTACATGATGAAACAAAGTCATGTGTAGCAGCTTCTGAAAGTGCTAAAAGAACTTGTTTAGAAAGTAGACTTGACAGTTTGGAAAGTAAATTTGATTATGTGATGCGTTGTGTTGAAAGTTTAGTTCGACTG carries:
- the LOC132638531 gene encoding uncharacterized protein LOC132638531, translated to MWSGDFHFRSLILSFLSVSQLDLLKKGVFGQFMDLVDVHLSDSIFHCLILSQLSSSNASALKFKIFDRVCVFDSESFRLITGLDSCVGDFSVVSSRPNRLLRLYFPNQDRIRLCDLKSFLQIKSSNRTGGFWERSSDPVRLAEVYIIERVLLGCNEKCIVKGHLMKIIDDDSLRVSYPWGSLSFDWLVQSIRGCVKTFKSMPSTRYMISGFPYALNVWLLEVFPIFRGFSSFHGLKSPRMLSWGPSKQVDYKVITDNFFHAEKRFKKFIVHAVVVGTEQEMLDYPVALKFPDDSGPCSSRAVSPSQVTSQIVDVSCTLPFVFLVV